A region from the Felis catus isolate Fca126 chromosome F1, F.catus_Fca126_mat1.0, whole genome shotgun sequence genome encodes:
- the S100A4 gene encoding protein S100-A4 isoform X1 has product MRHSDILNTKLRVWMGKIRVSLGPCPQILTATMVYPLEKALDVMVSTFHKYSGKEGDKFKLNKSELKELLTRELPSFLGKRTDDAAFQRLMSNLDSNKDNEVDFQEYCVFLSCVAMMCNEFFEGFPDKQPRKK; this is encoded by the exons ATGAGACATTCTGACATTCTGAACACAAAGTTGAGGGTGTGGATGGGGAAGATAAGGGTGTCTCTGGGACCCTGTCCTCAGATCCTGACTGCCACCATGGTGTACCCCCTGGAGAAGGCTCTGGATGTGATGGTGTCCACCTTCCACAAATACTCTGGCAAGGAGGGTGACAAGTTCAAGCTCAACAAGTCAGAGCTAAAGGAGCTGCTGACCCGGGAGCTGCCCAGCTTCTTAGGG AAAAGGACGGATGATGCGGCCTTTCAGAGACTGATGAGCAACTTGGACAGCAACAAGGACAATGAAGTGGACTTCCAGGAGTACTGTGTCTTCCTGTCCTGTGTCGCCATGATGTGCAACGAGTTCTTTGAAGGCTTCCCGGATAAGCAGCCCCGGAAGAAGTGA
- the S100A4 gene encoding protein S100-A4 isoform X2, producing MVYPLEKALDVMVSTFHKYSGKEGDKFKLNKSELKELLTRELPSFLGKRTDDAAFQRLMSNLDSNKDNEVDFQEYCVFLSCVAMMCNEFFEGFPDKQPRKK from the exons ATGGTGTACCCCCTGGAGAAGGCTCTGGATGTGATGGTGTCCACCTTCCACAAATACTCTGGCAAGGAGGGTGACAAGTTCAAGCTCAACAAGTCAGAGCTAAAGGAGCTGCTGACCCGGGAGCTGCCCAGCTTCTTAGGG AAAAGGACGGATGATGCGGCCTTTCAGAGACTGATGAGCAACTTGGACAGCAACAAGGACAATGAAGTGGACTTCCAGGAGTACTGTGTCTTCCTGTCCTGTGTCGCCATGATGTGCAACGAGTTCTTTGAAGGCTTCCCGGATAAGCAGCCCCGGAAGAAGTGA
- the S100A3 gene encoding LOW QUALITY PROTEIN: protein S100-A3 (The sequence of the model RefSeq protein was modified relative to this genomic sequence to represent the inferred CDS: substituted 1 base at 1 genomic stop codon) has translation MATPLEQALATVVSTFQKXAELSGGKHGLCQAGLKELLQKELPTWTPMGLRECDYSAFMSVLDTDKDCKVDFVEYVRSLACLCTFCHDYFKDVTPMTPVTPMTPCSQ, from the exons ATGGCCACACCTCTGGAGCAGGCGTTGGCTACAGTCGTGAGCACCTTCCAGAAATAGGCAGAGCTCTCCGGGGGCAAGCACGGGCTCTGCCAGGCAGGGCTCAAGGAGCTGCTACAGAAGGAGCTGCCCACCTGGACCCCG ATGGGGCTCCGAGAGTGTGACTACAGTGCATTCATGAGCGTCCTGGACACCGACAAGGACTGCAAGGTGGACTTTGTGGAGTATGTGCGCTCCCTGGCCTGCCTCTGCACTTTCTGCCACGACTACTTCAAGGACGTGACCCCCATGACCCCCGTGACCCCCATGACCCCCTGCTCCCAGTAG